From the Candidatus Pelagibacter sp. IMCC9063 genome, the window ACTCTTTGTATTGGAATGATTTTTTTACCAAGAAATAATTTTAGTGAACAGGAGCGTTGTCGAACGCTTATGGAGCAAGAGCTTCTTAAAAATGATCTTTATATATTTGGATGGAGGCAAGTTCCTACAAATCCAAAAGTACTAGGCCAGAAAGCCAACGATACAAGACCTGAAATTGAACAGTTGTTGTTTGCTACAGATAAAGATCTGTCTCCTAAAGAGTTGGAACGAACTTTGTTTTCTGTAAGAAAAAAAATTGAAAAAAGAGCAACCGAGGAACAGCTTAAGGATTTCTATATTTGTTCCCTAAGTTCTAAAACTATTATTTATAAAGGAATGTTTTTGGCTGAAAATATAAGCGATTTTTATCCAGATCTTTCAGACGAAAGATTTGTTTCACGATTTGCTATCTTTCATCAAAGATTCTCAACCAATACATTTCCATCATGGGAGCTTGCGCAACCTTTTCGAATTTTGGCTCACAACGGAGAGATTAATACTTTAAGAGGAAATGTTAATTGGATGAAGACTCATGAAGCTGGCATGGAAACAGATTTAATTGAAAATATAGAGGACTTAAAACCCATAATTAAATCTGGAAATTCTGATACAGCATCATTGGATGCGGCATTTGAACTTCTGGTAAGAACTGGAAGGTCTTTACCAATCGCAAAAATGATGTTGATACCTGAGGCCTGGTCTAAAAAAAGCAAAATTATTCCAAAAGCCCATAGGGAAATGTATAATTATTTAAATTCTTTAATTGAGCCTTGGGATGGGCCAGCAGCTATAGCGGCATGTGATGGTAAATGGTTAGTGGCAGCCTCTGATCGAAATGGTCTAAGACCCCTTAGATACACCATAACAAAAGACAAACTTTTTTTTGCAGGTTCAGAAACTGGAATGATCCCCGTATCTGAAGATAATATTTTATTTAAAGGTAGGGTTGGTCCCGGACAAATGATTTCCTTAGATTTGGATAAGGGGAAATATTATAATGATAAAAAAACAAAAGATCATTTATCAGCAAATCCTATTTATAAAAAATTTGCATCCAATCATATTGAGTTAAGCAAAACTTTAAATGAAATTAAAGAGAAACATTCATTTGAAGGATCAGATTTAAGAGAAAGACAGTTTCTAGCAGGATTTACCATTGAGGATTTGGAAAGCATATTGCACCCAATGGTAGCAGACCAAAAAGAAGCAATTGGTTCTATGGGGGATGATACCCCAATAGCGGTTTTGTCTAGTAAATTTAGGCCTCTTTCTAATTTTTTTAGGCAAAATTTTAGCCAAGTAACCAATCCTCCCATAGATTCTTTGAGAGAAAATAGAGTTATGTCCTTAAATACAAGATTCGGAAATCTGGAAAATATTTTAGATGATAGACTTACTGAGCAAAAAAGCTTTGTTTTGGAAAGTCCCGTACTATCAAATTCACAATTTAAAAAATTATTCGAATTTTTTGACCAAGACCAAGTTCAATTAATAGACTGTACCTTTGATAAAAATGATAAAAACTTAAATCTTAAATCAGAAATTGACCGAATTAGAGAAGAGTCAGAAATTTCTATAAGGTCAGGAAAAAAACATTTAATTATATCCGATAAAAATATTTCCAAAGATAGAATAAGCATTCCTGCCATTCTTGCTGTGGGAGCGGTTCAATCTCATTTAACACAAATAGGTTTGAGAAAATTTGTATCTATTAATGTTCAATCTTCAGAGTGTTTAGACACTCACTACTATGCAGTCTTGATTGGAGCAGGAGCCACTACTGTGAATGCTTATCTAACAATCGATTCTATTTATCAAAGATTTCAAAAAGGATTGTTTGATAAGTTAACTTTTGAAGAATGTGTTCATCGATATATTAAAGCCGTGAATGATGGGCTATTGAAAATAATGTCTAAAATGGGAATTTCTGTAATTAGTTCATACCGTGGGGGTTTGAATTTTCAATCATTGGGTCTTAGTCGGGGATTGGTAGCTGATTATTTTCCAGGGTTAGAATCTAAAATATCAGGAATTGGTTTGTCAGGAATTGAAGATATGATTAAAAAACAACATGACAAAACATATTCAGAAAATGTTATAACTTTGCCAATAGGTGGTATTTATAAATACCGTCATGGAGGAGAGACCCATGCCTATCAAGCAAAAACTATTCATCTTTTACAGACAGCAGTAGGAAAAGATTCTTACGAACTATTTAAGAAGTATTCTAATTTAATAAGTGAACTACCTCCAATTCATCTTAGGGATCTTTTAGATTTTAGAAAAAATAATAAAGCAATTCCTCTAGAAGAAGTGGAATCTGTAACTCATATTAGAAAAAGATTTGGTTCCGGTAGTATGTCTATGGGTGCACTATCAAAAGAAGCACATGAGACTTTAGCTATTGCTATGAATAGAATAGGAGGAGCCTCTTGTAGTGGAGAGGGCGGAGAAGATGAAAACAGGGCAATATTAAGAGAAAATGGAGATAATGCTAACTCTAGAGTTAAGCAAGTAGCTTCAGCAAGATTTGGTGTCACTGCGTCCTACTTAAATAACTGCAATGAAATTGAAATTAAAATGGCTCAAGGAGCAAAACCTGGTGAGGGCGGTCAGCTACCGGGATTTAAAGTTACAAAAGAAATTGCAAAATTAAGACATTCAACTCCAGGAGTTACACTGGTTTCTCCACCACCTCATCACGACATCTATTCTATCGAAGATTTAGCTCAACTAATTTACGATTTAAAGCAAATCAATTCTAAAGCCAGAGTTGGAGTTAAGCTGGTATCTTCCAGTGGGATTGGAACTATTGCAGCAGGTGTTGCAAAAGCAAAAGCAGATATTATTTTAATTTCAGGACACAATGGTGGAACAGGTGCTACACCTCAGACTAGCGTCAAGTACGTGGGCTTACCCTGGGAGATGGGTTTAACGGAAACTAATCAAATTTTAACCCTCAATAGCTTAAGACACAAAGTTGTTCTGCGAACAGATGGAGGAATTAAAACAGGTAGAGATGTAGTAATTGCTGCCATGATGGGAGCAGATGAGTTTGGTATAGCCACCACTAGTTTAGTGGCCATGGGATGTATCATGGTTAGACAGTGCCATTCCGATACTTGTCCAGTAGGGATTTGTACGCAAAACGAAGATTTAAGAAAAAAATTTACTGGCACACCAGAAAAAGTAGTTAATCTTTTTACATTTGTTGCAGAAGAGGTAAGAGAAATTCTGGCAGAACTAGGATTCAAATCATTAGATGAAGTTATTGGTAGAACAGATTTATTGAGACAGGTATCTAGAGGAGCTTCCAACCTAGATGACTTAGATTTTAATCCATTATTAGTCCAAGCAGATCCAGGTGACAATCCGAGATTTTGTAAAGACAAAATTAGAAATGAAGTTCCAGATACTTTAGATAAGCAAATTCTAATTGATACTTTGCCTCTAATACAGAGCGGTCAAAAAATAGAGATGAGTTACACAATTAAAAATACTGATAGAACCGTAGGAGCAAGACTGTCTTCTTACATCGTGACTGATTTTAAAAATAATAATTTTCCTGAAAATCATATTAAAATTAAATTAAGAGGGTCAGCTGGACAGTCTCTGGGAGCTTTTGGGGCAAAAGGAGTTAAGTTCGAAGTCATTGGAGATTGTAATGACTATGTTGGAAAAGGTCTTTCAGGTGCTACTATATCAGTAAGGCCTCCAAAAAGTAGTAATCTTGAAACTAACAAAAACACAATTATAGGAAACACCGTTTTGTATGGAGCAACATCAGGAAATTTATTCGCTGCAGGAGAAGCGGGGGAAAGATTTTCAGTTAGAAACTCAGGCGCTACAGCAGTGGTAGAAGGAGCTGGTACTAATGCGTGTGAGTATATGACAGGCGGATGCTCTGTCATACTTGGTGAATTAGGTGATAATTTCGCAGCCGGAATGACAGGTGGGATGGCATTTGTTTACAATCCGGAGGACAATTTAAGCGATGTAATCAACTCCGCTTCGGTAGTTTGGCAAAGAATTGAAACGAAATATTGGGATGATTTTCTTTATTCTCTTATTCAAAGACATATAGAAGAAACGCATTCAGACTATGCTAAAAAAATATTAGATGATTGGGAGCTGGCTAAAGAACAATTTTACCAAATTTGCCCTAAGGAAATGCTAGATAAGCTAGACAATCCTATTTCTTTAAGAGAGCCAGAAAAAAAAGCTGTTTAAAGATATTAAACTTTTTTGTTTTGGTTTTGGATTAACTGCTAAGCATTTAACCAAATTGCTAATAGATAGAAATATTAATTTTGATATATCAGGAACTTCTAGGTCTACAATTAAATTTTCTGACAAAACAATTGAATCTTATTTATTTGATAGTAGTAATTTTGATCCAGAGATTGAGAATAAGTTAAAAAATGTTACTCATGTTTTAATTTCTACTCCTCCGGAAGTAGAAAAGATTATAATTAAGAATTTCTTAACTACACTGAAGAATAATCAAAATTTACAATGGGTAGGTTATCTATCATCAACCAGTGTTTATGGAGACCACAAAGGTAATTGGGTTGAAGAAACTTCCAATACACAACCAACCTCCGAAATGGGACTGAAAAGAATTGAGGCAGAACAACTATTGTTAAATTCTAATTTGCCGGTGCGTATTTTTAGATTAGCTGGTATTTATTCTTTGGAGAGGAGCGTGTTTTCACGATTAAAAAAAAAGAAAGTAAAAATTGTTAATAAGAAAGACCAAATTTTTTCTAGAATTCATGTGGAGGATATTGCGCAGGTTCTGTTCTCATCTTTTTCCAAATCAAAAGATAAAGATATTTTTAATGTTAGCGATGATGCACCTTGCTCATATAAAGAAGTGGTACAATATGCAGCCGCACTTTTGCAAATAGAGATGCCAAAAGAAATCAATTTTGAAGATTTGGAAAATTCAAAAATGAAAGATTTCTATAGAGATAGAAAGAAAGTACAAAATTCAAAAATAAAATCGATGGGAGTTAAGTTAAAGTATCCAACTTTCAAAGAAGGATTAACAGCTATCTTTAATCAAATTAGTTAGTTGGTTTTTTATTTTTTTTAAATCTTCAGTTTGGGATAGGCTGTGATCACCATTCTTTTGAAAAGTTATTATAGTGTCATTAGATAGCAATGTTTTTGTTAATCGAATGGAAAAATTTACATCGACAACTGTATCTTTAAGCCCATGAAATAATCGAACAGGAAAATTGCATTTAATCTTTTTATTTAGAACTAAATACTTACTTCTATCGAATATTAATTTTTTTGATATAGGGTAAGGGTTTCCATAAGAGCTTGGCATATAATAAGTTTTTCCACTTTTGATCATGAATTTTGTTTTCTTAGAAAAATTTTTCCACATTATTTCTTTAGTAAAATCTGGAGCAGAAGCAATTCCAACAAAACCTTTTACAATTTTTTTTAACTTTGAGATAAGGGCAATGCCAATCCAGCCACCCATTGACGAACCTACTAAAATAATTTTTTTTGTTTTTACAACTTTTTCAATCAACTCTTTTGACTGATTAATCCAATCATCAATTCCATAGTCACTTAATTGACCAGAGGACTTTCCATGACCTGTGTATTCAAGAGTTAAAAAAGAAACCTGTTCTTTCTTAGATAGTTTACTCAGAACTTGAATCTTCTTTCCGGTCAAATCAGACATAAAGCCATGAAGAAAAATTATAGTTACTGGTTTTTTGCCTTGAATTAATTTATATCTAATTTGTTCTTTGTTTTTACTTAAAAAGAAATTAATTTTGCTCATAATGAATACTTAATTTTTATCACAAGTTGAATGAATAAAAAAATAAGATTACTTCAAGTGATACCAGACATGGGAACTGGAGGTGCTGAGACAGGTTGCAAACATATTGCAGAATACATTTCTAGTACATGTGAATTTTCTTCTATTATGACCTCTAGAGGTTCTCAATTAGATTCTATAAGCAAAAGCGTAAAAATATTTAAGTGGCCAACATCTAAAAATATTTTTTTTATTATATTTAATATTTTTTATATTTTATTTTTAATATCTAAATATAAAATTAATATTGTACATACTAGAAGCAGAGGTCCTGCTTGGTCTTGTTACTTTGCTTGCAAACTATCGAATACTAAATTAGTTAGCACTTTTCATGGAACGTACAACTTTAGATCTGACATTAAAAAATTTTATAATTCTATTATGATCAGATCAGACCGTGTTATTGC encodes:
- the gltB gene encoding glutamate synthase large subunit → MKNLYLKNRQFLQNNHVNIEEHDACGVGFVASMNAKPRRDVVVNGINALKAVWHRGAVDADGKTGDGAGLNIEFNKDFFEDKIASTGHDIKDDQTLCIGMIFLPRNNFSEQERCRTLMEQELLKNDLYIFGWRQVPTNPKVLGQKANDTRPEIEQLLFATDKDLSPKELERTLFSVRKKIEKRATEEQLKDFYICSLSSKTIIYKGMFLAENISDFYPDLSDERFVSRFAIFHQRFSTNTFPSWELAQPFRILAHNGEINTLRGNVNWMKTHEAGMETDLIENIEDLKPIIKSGNSDTASLDAAFELLVRTGRSLPIAKMMLIPEAWSKKSKIIPKAHREMYNYLNSLIEPWDGPAAIAACDGKWLVAASDRNGLRPLRYTITKDKLFFAGSETGMIPVSEDNILFKGRVGPGQMISLDLDKGKYYNDKKTKDHLSANPIYKKFASNHIELSKTLNEIKEKHSFEGSDLRERQFLAGFTIEDLESILHPMVADQKEAIGSMGDDTPIAVLSSKFRPLSNFFRQNFSQVTNPPIDSLRENRVMSLNTRFGNLENILDDRLTEQKSFVLESPVLSNSQFKKLFEFFDQDQVQLIDCTFDKNDKNLNLKSEIDRIREESEISIRSGKKHLIISDKNISKDRISIPAILAVGAVQSHLTQIGLRKFVSINVQSSECLDTHYYAVLIGAGATTVNAYLTIDSIYQRFQKGLFDKLTFEECVHRYIKAVNDGLLKIMSKMGISVISSYRGGLNFQSLGLSRGLVADYFPGLESKISGIGLSGIEDMIKKQHDKTYSENVITLPIGGIYKYRHGGETHAYQAKTIHLLQTAVGKDSYELFKKYSNLISELPPIHLRDLLDFRKNNKAIPLEEVESVTHIRKRFGSGSMSMGALSKEAHETLAIAMNRIGGASCSGEGGEDENRAILRENGDNANSRVKQVASARFGVTASYLNNCNEIEIKMAQGAKPGEGGQLPGFKVTKEIAKLRHSTPGVTLVSPPPHHDIYSIEDLAQLIYDLKQINSKARVGVKLVSSSGIGTIAAGVAKAKADIILISGHNGGTGATPQTSVKYVGLPWEMGLTETNQILTLNSLRHKVVLRTDGGIKTGRDVVIAAMMGADEFGIATTSLVAMGCIMVRQCHSDTCPVGICTQNEDLRKKFTGTPEKVVNLFTFVAEEVREILAELGFKSLDEVIGRTDLLRQVSRGASNLDDLDFNPLLVQADPGDNPRFCKDKIRNEVPDTLDKQILIDTLPLIQSGQKIEMSYTIKNTDRTVGARLSSYIVTDFKNNNFPENHIKIKLRGSAGQSLGAFGAKGVKFEVIGDCNDYVGKGLSGATISVRPPKSSNLETNKNTIIGNTVLYGATSGNLFAAGEAGERFSVRNSGATAVVEGAGTNACEYMTGGCSVILGELGDNFAAGMTGGMAFVYNPEDNLSDVINSASVVWQRIETKYWDDFLYSLIQRHIEETHSDYAKKILDDWELAKEQFYQICPKEMLDKLDNPISLREPEKKAV
- a CDS encoding sugar nucleotide-binding protein codes for the protein MLIDRNINFDISGTSRSTIKFSDKTIESYLFDSSNFDPEIENKLKNVTHVLISTPPEVEKIIIKNFLTTLKNNQNLQWVGYLSSTSVYGDHKGNWVEETSNTQPTSEMGLKRIEAEQLLLNSNLPVRIFRLAGIYSLERSVFSRLKKKKVKIVNKKDQIFSRIHVEDIAQVLFSSFSKSKDKDIFNVSDDAPCSYKEVVQYAAALLQIEMPKEINFEDLENSKMKDFYRDRKKVQNSKIKSMGVKLKYPTFKEGLTAIFNQIS
- a CDS encoding alpha/beta hydrolase, which gives rise to MSKINFFLSKNKEQIRYKLIQGKKPVTIIFLHGFMSDLTGKKIQVLSKLSKKEQVSFLTLEYTGHGKSSGQLSDYGIDDWINQSKELIEKVVKTKKIILVGSSMGGWIGIALISKLKKIVKGFVGIASAPDFTKEIMWKNFSKKTKFMIKSGKTYYMPSSYGNPYPISKKLIFDRSKYLVLNKKIKCNFPVRLFHGLKDTVVDVNFSIRLTKTLLSNDTIITFQKNGDHSLSQTEDLKKIKNQLTNLIKDSC